In the Gorilla gorilla gorilla isolate KB3781 chromosome 10, NHGRI_mGorGor1-v2.1_pri, whole genome shotgun sequence genome, one interval contains:
- the GPD1 gene encoding glycerol-3-phosphate dehydrogenase [NAD(+)], cytoplasmic → MASKKVCIVGSGNWGSAIAKIVGGNAAQLAQFDPRVTMWVFEEDIGGKKLTEIINTQHENVKYLPGHKLPPNVVAVPDVVQAAEDADILVFVVPHQFIGKICDQLKGHLKANATGISLIKGVDEGPNGLKLISEVIGERLGIPMSVLMGANIASEVADEKFCETTIGCKDPAQGQLLKELMQTPNFRITVVQEVDTVEICGALKNVVAVGAGFCDGLGFGDNTKAAVIRLGLMEMIAFAKVFCSGPVSSATFLESCGVADLITTCYGGRNRKVAEAFARTGKSIEQLEKELLNGQKLQGPETARELHSILQHKGLVDKFPLFMAVYKVCYEGQPVGEFIHCLQNHPEHM, encoded by the exons ATGGCTAGCAAGAAAGTCTGCATTGTAGGCTCCGGGAACTG GGGCTCAGCCATCGCCAAGATTGTGGGTGGCAATGCAGCCCAGCTGGCACAGTTTGACCCACGGGTGACCATGTGGGTATTTGAGGAAGACATTGGAGGCAAAAAGCTGACTGAGATCATCAACACGCAGCATGAGAATGTCAAATACCTGCCAGGGCACAAGTTGCCCCCAAATGTG GTGGCTGTCCCAGATGTGGTCCAGGCTGCAGAGGATGCTGACATCCTGGTCTTTGTGGTGCCCCATCAGTTCATCGGCAAGATCTGTGACCAGCTCAAGGGCCATCTGAAGGCAAACGCCACTGGCATATCTCTTATTAAG GGGGTAGACGAGGGCCCCAATGGGCTGAAGCTCATCTCGGAAGTGATTGGGGAGCGCCTCGGCATCCCCATGAGTGTGCTGATGGGGGCCAACATTGCCAGCGAGGTGGCTGATGAGAAGTTCTGTGAGACAACCATTG GCTGCAAGGACCCGGCCCAGGGACAACTCCTGAAAGAGCTGATGCAGACACCAAACTTCCGTATCACAGTGGTGCAAGAGGTGGACACAGTAGAGATCTGTGGAGCCTTAAAG AATGTGGTGGCCGTGGGGGCTGGCTTCTGTGATGGCCTGGGCTTTGGCGACAACACCAAGGCGGCAGTGATCCGGCTGGGACTCATGGAGATGATAGCCTTCGCCAAGGTCTTCTGCAGTGGTCCTGTGTCCTCTGCCACCTTCTTGGAGAGCTGTGGTGTTGCTGACCTGATCACTACCTGCTATGGAGGGCGGAACCGGAAAGTGGCTGAGGCCTTTGCGCGTACAGGAAAG TCCATTGAGCAGCTGGAGAAAGAGTTGCTGAATGGGCAGAAACTGCAGGGGCCCGAGACAGCCCGGGAGCTACACAGCATCCTCCAGCACAAGGGCCTGGTAGACAA GTTTCCCTTGTTCATGGCTGTGTACAAGGTGTGCTACGAGGGCCAGCCAGTGGGTGAATTCATCCACTGCCTGCAGAATCATCCAGAACATATGTGA